A stretch of DNA from Halorubrum sp. BOL3-1:
TACTTCGTCTTCCTCTAGCTCCCGTACTCGTTCTACGAGAAGCATTTTCGCTGTCTCGGGCTTCGAGCACATACAGTTCTCTCCGACCCGCTCTATGAACTCGTCCAGTTCTTCCGACACCTCGATCGTGATTGTTGGTGACATGACGCTAGATACGAATTCACGGCTCTAGTATTTCAATCTATGCTGTATTGCCTGCTGAATGTTTTCAGAACTGTCGCGAATCTACGCTCTATTTACTCCTACTACTTCCGCCGTTAGAACACACGAGAGTCCGCTAATCCCCGAGGAATAAACAGAATTAAACGGTAATAACGGCAGCCGTCGCTGTAGGCGCTGTTTTAGAGAGGCGTTTGAGGCTGTCAAACAGATGTTTCACCGGTGGTTTGGACCTCCAAGCACACGTTCGGGAGGCGGCCCCACCGCTTTTTGAGGTCAGGCAGCCGCTCGTCTTGAGAGGGTGTTTCATAAGATTTAATTTTATAATTGTTCAAGTATACGTATGTCACCGACTGATCGTCTACGACGGTACGTCGCCGCCGAGTGCGATTCCTGTACAAGTAAGGACGTGTCCGAGCGGATGACGGAGTTGGAAGCGCTGAGAGAGACGGCCGACGGGTCCGACTTGGAGAGCGACATCAATCTGCTGTCAGCGCTCGGAAACGAGACGCGCTACAAGATCGTCCGAACACTCCACGCTGCCGGCGACGAACTGTGCGTGGGAGAATTCTCGCCGCTTTTTGACGTGAGTGACAGCGCGATCAGCCATGCCCTCTCGGAGCTCACCGCTGCCGGTCTCGTCACCCGCCGGAAGGAAGGTAAATGGCGGATGTACCGCGCGACGCCGCGTGCGAACGCTATCCTCATCGCACTCGACGGCTCGCGATCGTCGTAGGAACGAAGATTTTCCTTCGACGTAGTCACGAGTAATTCGCTCGGTGACCTTTTCGGAGGACCGCAGCCGCGGGACGAACGGCAGACACAGACACGGTTGCCCGGTGTCGAAGGCTACGGCGCGCAGCAAGATGACTCGGAGTCCGTCGAAGCGTCAGTCACTGCCCCTCGGCCGCGGACAGATATCAAGCGCGGCTCCTGTTTTGCTCTTTCAGGAACTACGCTTCGTCTCTCGATACGCGGCCCTGACACCGATGCGTGAGCTTATTCGAAGCGTTTTAATATTTGAGAGACTGTTCATCTGTCATGGAGAAGAAACCAGCAAAAAATAGTTCGAGGGAGAGACGGGGTACCAGAATACCTATCGGTTCGGCGTTACGCGAGGAAGGCAAGTACCAGCGCGAGGGACCGGATAACATCGGAGCCGTTCGGAGGCGAACCGGATCCTCAGACGTGTGTTTTCTTACGGAGGCGCCAAGAAAACCCGGAAACACCGTGATTAGTCATTGCTCAATCGAATCGCAGTCCGTTACTTCGCTCAACCGTATCCACGGGTCACCGTTTCGCGGCCGAAGCATAACCGCCGTTTCTGACACGCCGGCGATGAACGGGTACCTCCCGACACACTGGTATCGCCTGCCGTTCGACTCGCCCGAAAGCACAGAGGTGACGGCGTCGTGAGCGACAACGTCCACGAGCACGGGCCGAACTGCGACTGCGAGTCCTGCGGGGACCCGCGATCGATGGACTTCCTCGACAAGTACCTCACCGTCTGGATCTTCGGAGCGATGGCGATCGGGATCGGTCTCGGGTACGTCGCGCCGTCGCTCACCGGCCCGATTCAGGACCTTCATCTCGTGGAGATCGGGCTCGTGTTGATGATGTACCCGCCGCTCGCGAAGGTCAACTACGGACAGCTTACCTCGGTCTTCAGGAACGTGAAGGTCCTGGGGCTGAGCCTCGTTCAGAACTGGCTCATCGGCCCCACCGTGATGTTCACGCTGGCGGTCGTCTTCTTCAGCGGGCTCGTTCCCGGACTGCCGGCGCGCCCCGAGTTCTTCCTCGGGCTCGTGTTCATCGGGATGGCCCGGTGTATCGCGATGGTGCTCGTCTGGAACGAGCTCGCCGAGGGCTCCAACGAGTACGCGGCGGGCCTCGTCGCGTTCAACAGCGTGTTCCAGATTCTCACCTACGGCGTGTACATCTGGTTTTTCGCGCTGTTCCTCCCGCCGCTTCTGGGTATGGAGTCGCTCGTCGCCGGCATCTCCGCGTTCGACATCACGCCGATACAGGTGTTCGAGGCGATCGCGATCTTCCTCGGGATCCCCTTCGCTGCCGGCATCCTCTCGCGGTACGTCGGCACGCGGGCGAAGGGCGTCGAGTGGTACGAGGAGACGTTCGAGCCGACTATCAGTCCCCTCACGCTGATCGCGCTGCTGTTCACGGTGGTCGTGATGTTCGCGATGCAGGGCGAGCGCATCGTCGCGCAGCCGAGCGACGTTCTCCTGATCGCGGTGCCGCTGACGATCTACTTCGTCGTGATGTTCTTCGTCAGCTTCGGAATGGGCCGCGGGATCGGTGCCGACTACTCGACGACGACTGCGATTGGCTTTACCGCGGCCTCGAACAATTTCGAGCTTGCGATTGCCGTCGCCGTCGCGGTGTTCGGCGTCGGCTCCGGCGTCGCGTTTGCGACCGTGATTGGCCCGCTGATCGAGGTCCCGGTCCTGCTCGCACTGGTTCACGTCGCGCTGTACTTCCAGCGAAAATTCGACTGGCGCGGCCGCACGACCGGACAGCTGGAGAGTACGAAGCCTGAGGCTACCGGCGATACCGGCTCCGTCACGGAGGACGACTGATAAAAGAGGGTCAGACCGACCGTTGCGATCGGTCGAAAAGCCCTGAGAACGCCAGCGTCGGGAACTGCGGGACGAGTCGGCTCGGCGGCCGCCCCTTACCGCTGCTCCGGCGGGCCGTCACGCGATTGAGCAGCCCGGCGTCCGCCAGTTCGTAGAGCACGCGCCGAACCGTTGAGACCGATAGGTCGACCGCCGGCCGCGAGGCGATTGTCGCTGTCGCCGCACTCACCGATGCTCGGTCTTCGTCAGGGAGGCTCACCAGTTCGTACAGGAGCCGCCGCCGGCTCTGGGAGAGCGCGAGGACGCGCCCCAAGGCGGCGCAGGGCTTCGGCACCGCGTCTATCCCCGCGTCGAGGTCCGTCGGCCGAACCGTCGAGGCGCCGGCGCGCTCCGCGTTGATCGCGGCGCCGGTGATCGCGGCGAGCGCATCGTGGGCGTCGCCGTCGGCCCACTCGGCGAGCTCGCGGATCTGGTCGTGGCTGAACGCGTCCCGTCCGAGACCGGTCGAGCACCGGCTCGTCAGCAGTTCGACGAGGACGTGTCGCCGGTAAGGCTCGAACGCGACCGACGCGTCCGAGTCCCACTCGATCGCGTCTAGGGGGTCCCGACCGAGACAGACGGGGACGATACGTCCGCTCACGTCGGTGAGCCACTCGACCACCGTCGCGGCGTCGACCGTCTCCGGCTCGTTGGTGTGGTCGACCGCGACGACGAGGTCGAATCGGGCGTCGATGGCGTCTCGCAGCGACCCCACCAGCTCGTCCGTTCCGATCCCGTGTTCGGGAACGCTCTCGTCGCTGATCGCGTCGAACGCGGCGTGGTAGAGCCCGAACTGGGTCGAAGCCCGTCTGGCGTCGACGTAGACGAACCCGGGAAGCGTCGGCTCGACCGCTCGTGTCGACGTCTGTATCGCCCGCGGCGGGCCGCTGTGGGTCGCGAGCTCCTCGAACAGCGCCGAGACGACCGCCGACTTCCCGCTCCCCTTCGGTCCGTACACGTAGACGCTCGGTGGAACCGACCCGGAGAGCGCCGGCTCGAGGGCGTCCAGCAGCCGCTCGATTGCCGGACCGCGTCCCACCGGCGACTCGACGTGTGCGGCCGGTGAGAGGGCCTCCACGTCGACGAGGGCGCTCGCCGCCGTCTCGTAGTCGAGTCGACGTTCGATCCGGTCGTCGACGTTCACGGTCGGCTCCCCGGGGTCGTCGGGCGCAGCCGACGCGAAGCGACGCTCCGGCGATGACCGACGCGACAGCCGGTCTCATTGGGACCGCCGCGGCCGACGGACCGGGATCTGAGACGGCGTCCCGTCCCCGTTTGAGGGCTGTTTCGGTTCATTCGTGCGTCACCCCGCGATTCCTCACAGGACGAGATAGAGCCCCGCTGCGAGGAGCGCTCCGATGATCGGCCCCACGATAGGGACCCATGAGTACGCCCAGTCCGACGGACCCTTGTTCGGGAACGGGAGGACCGCGTGGGCGATACGCGGTCCGAGATCGCGTGCGGGATTGATCGCGTAGCCGGTGGGGCCGCCCAGCGACAGTCCGATACCGAGCACGACGAGCGCGACCGGAAGTGCCGACAGCGCCCCGAGACCGAAGCCGACCTCCTGTCCGTCGATGGTGATCGTCTGGAGTACCTCGCCGGATGTACCCTCAAGGAAGCCAGCGGAGTTCAGATACAAGACGCCGAAAACTAGCATGAACGTCCCGATGATCTCGGTCATCAGGTTCGACGCGTAGTTCCGGATCTCGGGACCGGTCGAGAATATCGCTAGCTTCGCGCCCTCGTCTTCCGTGGCAGCGAAGTGGTCCTTGTACGCCAGCCATACCGTCACACCGCCGAGAAAGCCACCGAGGGTCTGTGACGCGACGTACAGCGGGACTTGGGCCCAATCGAACAGCCCGGCGGCAGCGAGCCCGATAGTGACGGCGGGATTGATATGACCGCCGCTGATCTGGCTTATCGTAAAGACGCCCATGAAGACCCCGATAGCCCACCCCCAGGTGATGACGATCCAGCCGCCGCCGTTCCCTTTCGTCTCGTTGAGCACTACGTTGGCGACGACGCCGCCACCGAAGATGATGAGGATCGCGGTTCCGATGACTTCCGCGACGTATGGATTCATCATTTACTCATCACCCTCCTGCGCCCAGTCGCGGGAGCGGTCGACCGCGTCGTCCCAGCGGCTGTAGAGCTTGTCGACCTCGTCTTGGCCCTTCTCGGGAGAGAACTCGCGGTCGATCTGCCAGTTGTCGCGTAGCTCGTCGACGGTGTCCCAGTAGCCGACGGCGAGCCCGGCGGCGTACGCCGAGCCGAGCGCCGTGGTCTCGTCGACCTCCGGCCGCGCGATATCCGTCTGGATGATGTCGGACTGGAGCTGACAGAGGAAATTGTTCTTGACCGCGCCACCGTCGACGCGGAGACTCGTCATCTCGACGCCGGAGTCCGCCTCCATCGCCTCCGCGAGGTCGCGGGTCTGGTAGGCGATGCTCTCGAGCGTCGCCCGGACGATGTGCTCCTTGCTGGTGCCGCGAGTCATCCCGACGATGGCCCCGCGGGCGCGGCCGTCCCAGTGCGGGGCGCCGAGCCCGGTGAACGCCGGGACCATGTAGACGCCGTCGGTCGAGTCGACCGACCGAGCCAGCTCCGCGGTCTGGGCGGCGTTGTTGATCAGGTCGATGTCCTCGAGGAACTCGATCGCCGCGCCGGCGATGAAGATCGACCCCTCCAGGGCGTACTGGACCGGTTCGCCGGACATCTGGAACCCGATGGTCGTCAGCAAGCCGTTGTCGGACGCGACGGCCTCCTCGCCGGTGTTCATCAGGTAGAACGCACCGGTGCCGTAGGTGTTCTTGGCGTCGCCCTTGTCGAAGCAGGTCTGTCCGAACAGCGCGGCCTGCTGGTCACCCAGTGCCCCGGCCACGGGGACCTCCTCGCCGAGGAACCCGTCCGGGTCCGTGTGGCCGTAGTAGTCCTCGTCGGAGGACGGCCGGACCTCGGGCACCATCTCCTTCGGGACGTCGAACTCCTCGAGCAGCTCGTCGTCCCACTCCATCTCCCGGATGTTGTACAGCATCGTCCGGGAGGCGTTCGTGACGTCCGTGATGTGGTTACCCGTCAGGTTGTAGATGAGCCACGCGTCGATGGTGCCCATGAGCAGCTCGCCGTCCCGGGCCCGGTCGCGGAGGTCACGGCCGCGCGACGCCGACATCTTGAGCGGCTCCGCGTTGTCGAGGATCCACTCGGTCTTGGTCGCGGAGAAGTACGCGTCACACTCCAGTCCCGTCTTCTCGCGGATCTCCTCGACCTTGCCCGCCTCCTGGATCTCCTCGACGCGGTCGGTCGTCCGCCGGTCCTGCCACACGAGGGCGTTGTGGACCGGCTTCCCGGAGTCTTTGTCCCAGACGATCGTCGTCTCGCGCTGGTTCGTGATCCCGAGCGCTTCGAGCTGGCTCGCCTCGAGACCGGCGTCCGCGAGACCGTCGAGGACCACCTGCTTCGTGTTCTCCCAGATCTCGAGCGGGTCGTGTTCGACCCAGCCCGGGTTCGGGTAGATCTGTTCGTGCTGTTCGTACGCGTTCGTGACGACCTGGCCCTCATGGTCGAACACCATGAATCGGGTACCGGTCGTCCCCTGGTCTATCGCACCGACATACTGTGTCATGTTGTGGATCCCTCCTGTGGCGCTGGTCCGTGCGCGGCGGTAGCCGGGTCGCCGTCGGGGGCGATCCCGGTGCCGCGTTCGCTGCCGCTTCGCGCGACCGCCGAGTCCGACCCCTCCAGAGCCGGACCGAGGCGGCCGTGAGGCGTATCGACGCCGTCACGACATATCTTCATGGAAGCTACCACGCCGTCCGTGAACATAATGTACTACCATAATAATCTTCCTGTTAAAATCCCGATGCTGCCCCAGATGAAAAAGTTAAATATATAAAAGCACCGGCCGTGACAGCGATCACACTACTTGAATTACCCTGATAGTTATGAGTAGGGCACCTCGGGAGGTAAAGTAAAGTGGTCGTGGTCCAAGAGCCTCGCATGGACAGACAAGTGGACGTCGTCGTCGTCGGTGGGGGGTCGACGGGGTGCGGCGTCGTCAGGGACCTGGCGCGACGCGGGCTGGACGCGGTCCTCGTCGAGAAGGGGAACCTGACGCACGGAACGACCGGGCGGATGCACGGTCTCCTCCACAGCGGGGGCCGCTACGCGGTCTCTGACCGGAAGAGCGCGAGGGAGTGTATCGAGGAGAACCGGGCCCTCCGGGACATCGCGGCCCACTGCGTCGAGGAGACCGGCGGGCTGTTCGTCAAGCGGCCCGAGGACTCCGAGGAGTACTTCCAGGAGAAGCTGGAGGGCTGTCGCGCCTGCGACATCCCGGTCGAGGTGATCGACGGCGAGGAGGCGCGGCGCCGCGAGCCGTACCTCGCGCGCGACGTCGAGAAGGCGATCGCGCTGCCGGACGGCGCGGTCGACCCCTTCCGGCTCTGCGTGTCGAACGCCGCGGACGCCCGTGAACACGGCGCGCGGGTCGAGACCCACGCGCCGGTGACCGACGTGCTCGTCGAGGGCGACGAGGTCGTCGGCGTCGAGATCGAACACGAGACCGGGCCGGGCAAGCGGGTCCACCGCGATCCGGGGACGACCGAGGAGATCCGCGCCCGACACGTCGTCAACGCGACGGGTGCGTGGGCGGGCAACGTCGGTGAGATGGCGGGCGTCGACGTGGAGGTCCGCCCGTCGAAGGGCGTGATGACCGTGATGAACACCCGGCAGGTCGACACCGTGATCAACCGCTGTCGACCGAAGGGCGACGCCGACATCGTCGTCCCCCACGAGACCGCGTGTATCCTGGGGACGACCGACGAGGAGGTCGACGACCCCGAGGACTACCCCGAGGAGGACTGGGAGGTCGACCTCATGATCGAGACGCTCTCGGAACTGATCCCGGCGCTCGAAGACGCCAGGACGCTCCGCTCCTTTTGGGGCGTCAGGCCCCTCTACGAGCCGCCGGGGACGGGCACCGAGGACCCGACCGACATCACCCGCGACTACTTCCTCTTGGACCACGGCGACCGCGACGACCTGCCGGGGATGACGACCATCGTCGGCGGGAAGCTCACCACCTACCGGATGATGGCGGAGTCCATCTCCGACCACGTCTGCGAGACGCTCGGCCACGAGGCGGAGTGCGACACGGCGGACGCGCCGCTTCCCGGGTCTGAGAACCCGGCGCGCATGGAGGAGCTGATGGACGAGTTCGGTCTCCGGTCGCCGGTCGCCCGGCGCTCGGGCCAGCGGCTCGGGTCGCGCGCGGACGACGTGCTGGACGAGTGCGACCCGAACCCGATCGTCTGTAACTGCGAGAGCGTCACCCGCGCGGAGGTACAAGACGCCATCGACGACGCCGGCTCCGACCTCAACGCGGTCCGCCTGCGGACCCGCGCCTCGATGGGGAACTGCCAGGGCGGCTTCTGCACGCACCGGATCGCGTCGGAGCTGGCTCAGGAGTACCCCGAGCCGGTCGTCCGCGACGCCGAGGACGAGCTGTACCAAGAGCGCTGGAAGGGCCAGCGACACGCGCTGTGGGGCGAGCAGCTCTCGCAGGCGATGTTGAACCACATGCTTCACGCGACCACGATGAACCGTGACGGCGACCCCGCGAACCTCGACGAGACGGTCGACTTCGGGGCGTTCGACGCGGGCGTCGACGGCGACTCGCCCGGCACCGACGAGTCCGGATCGGCCGGGACCGCCGCGGCCGACGGTGGCCGCGCAACTGGCGACGCGGGCGCCGACGGTGGCCGCGCAACTGACGGGGGTCGCTGATGGCGATAAACAGCGATGTCCTCGTCGTCGGCGGCGGTCTCGCCGCGGTCACTGCGGCGGTCTCGGCCGCCCGCGAGGGCGCCGACGTGCGACTCGTCTCGCACAAGGCGAGCACGCTCCGGCAGGCCTCCGGGCTGATCGACGCGCTCGGCTACGTCCCGGCGACGGAGCCGGCGAAGCCGCTCCGCGACGGGCCGCCGACCGCGGGCCGGGAGCTCGACCGCGACGAGTGGCCGGACCCGAAGGGACCGCTCGCTGACCCGTTCGAGGCGATCGAGCGGCTCCCCGAGTCGCACCCGTACCGGATCGCGGGGAGCGAGGCGCTCCGCGATGGACTCGACCTCTTCGACGACCTCACGGGCGACGCGTACCGCGGGGGACACACCGACCGCAACGCCCTCGTGCCGACGTTCGGCGGGTCGGTGAAGCCGACGGCGCGGTACCCCGCCGCCGCCGAGGCCGGCCTCGCGAGCGACGACCGGCCGGCGCTGATCGTCGGGTTCCGGTCGTTGACGGAGTACGACGCGCGGGCCTTCGCTGGGCGGCTGGAGGCGGCCGGCGTCCCGTTCGACGTCGCCGGCGCCGAGGTGGAGTTCGCGGAGACGTTCCGGGCCGACGCGAAGGTCACCCGGCTCGCGAAGGCGTTGGACCACGACGAGGAGATAGACGGGGTTCCCGCCCGCGAGGCGCTCGCGAAGGCGGTCTCGCCCCACCTCCACGACGTGGTCGACGAGTCGGGCGGCGTCGACCGCGTCGAGCGCGTCGGCTTCCCGGCGTTCCTCGGTGACGACGAGGGCGAGGAGGTCCGCGACGAACTCGCGGACCGGCTCGGCACCGACGTGTTCGAGATTCCGATGGGACCGCCGAGCCTCCCCGGACTCCGTCTGGAGGACCATCTCTTCGACGCGCTCGACGCCGAGGGCGTCCGCTTCGAGACCGGCAACCCCGTGGTGGGCGTCGAGTCCGCGACGGACGGTCGCGTGGAGACGGTCGCGGTCGACCGGAAGGGGCGGACGGCGCCGTACGGCGCCGACGCGTTCGTGCTGGCGACCGGCGGTCTCGTCGGAAAGGGGCTCGACTCGGACCGCGAGGGCGTCCGGGAGCCGGTCTTCGACCTGTACGTCGACCAGCCGGACGACCGCTACGAGTGGTTCGTCGACGACGCGTTCGGTGACCAGCCGTACGCGCGGTTCGGGGTGCGGCCGGACGAGCGGATGCGACCCGTCGACGCCGACGGAGCGGTGGGGTACGAGAACGTCTTCGCGGCCGGCGGTGTCGTCGGCGGCGCGGACGCGGCGAGAGAGAAGTCCGCGAGCGGGGTGTCGCTCGCGACCGGCATCGTGGCCGGGCGGCAGGCGGCGACGGAGGCGACCCAATGACACGACACACGGACGACGACGGGAGTTCGGGGGAGTCGAGCGGAGACGACCGCGGCGGACGCGGGGAGTCGAGCGGCCCCGGAGCGCCGAGCCCCGGCGTGCCCGAGGCCGGTCGCGACGAGCAGCCCTCGATCTTCGTCCCGGACGAGGGGGAGATCCCAGACGACGGGGCGGCGGACGGGACGGCGACCGCGGACGGTCGCGAGGCCGAGCGCGCCGCCACCGACGGCGGCGTCGAGAGCGCGGCGGGCGGCACCGAGAGCGCGACCGGCGGGACCGACTCGACGGAGCCCGACTCGGACGCGTACGACCCGGTCGACGTGTTCCCCGGCGGCGACCTCGACCTCCGCGAGGGGGCCGACTCCTGTTACAAGTGTACGAGCTGTGACACCTCCTGTCCGGTCGCGGAGGTCGACGACGAGTTCCCCGGGCCGAAGTTCCAGGGGCCCGAGCAGTGGCGGCTCAAGCGGAAGGACGACCACGATATCGACGAGTCGATCACGTCGTGTTCGAACTGTATGCGGTGTGACGACGCCTGTCCCTCCTCGGTGCCCCTCTCGCAGATGCACAACGAGGCCCGCGGGCAGTTCGTCGAGCGGCAGATGGAGAAGCTCTCGGTCGAGTACGTTCGGAACCGGGTCCTGGCGAACTACCGCACGTCGGCCCGACTCGCGAGCATCTTCCCCCGGACGGCCTCGTTCGCGATGAACTTCGGGCCCGCGCGGTGGGCGATGGAGAAGGTGATGGGGATCCCCAAGGAGCGCGACTTCCCCGAGTTCGCCACCGAGACGTTCCGCGAGTGGTGGAAGGCGCGCGGCGGCGCGAAGGTCGAAAATCCCGACAAGCGCGTCGCCTACTTCCACGGCTGTTACTCGAACTACAACACCCCCGAGGTCGGCAAGGCGATGGTCCGCGTCTACGAGCACTTCGGCTACGAGGTGATGGTGCCCCCCCAGAAGTGTTCGGGGACGCCGATGTTCGCGAACGGGATGCTGAAGGACGCCCGGCGCCACGCCGAGACGAACGTCGAGAACCTCGTCGAGGCCATCGGGGAGGGCGCCGACGTGATCGCCTCCTGTACCTCCTGTTCGCTGTCGCTTCGCCAGGAGTACCCCGAACTGTTCGACCTCCACGGGATCGAGGACCTCGCGGAACACACCTTCGAGGCGCTGGAGTACCTCCGCATCCACGAGGATCTGGAAGAGGAACTCAACGCGGCCGGGGGGCCCGACGACGAGCGCGAACTCGCGTATCACGCGCCGTGTCACGCCCGGAACCAAGGGCTCGCG
This window harbors:
- the arsB gene encoding ACR3 family arsenite efflux transporter, encoding MSDNVHEHGPNCDCESCGDPRSMDFLDKYLTVWIFGAMAIGIGLGYVAPSLTGPIQDLHLVEIGLVLMMYPPLAKVNYGQLTSVFRNVKVLGLSLVQNWLIGPTVMFTLAVVFFSGLVPGLPARPEFFLGLVFIGMARCIAMVLVWNELAEGSNEYAAGLVAFNSVFQILTYGVYIWFFALFLPPLLGMESLVAGISAFDITPIQVFEAIAIFLGIPFAAGILSRYVGTRAKGVEWYEETFEPTISPLTLIALLFTVVVMFAMQGERIVAQPSDVLLIAVPLTIYFVVMFFVSFGMGRGIGADYSTTTAIGFTAASNNFELAIAVAVAVFGVGSGVAFATVIGPLIEVPVLLALVHVALYFQRKFDWRGRTTGQLESTKPEATGDTGSVTEDD
- the glpK gene encoding glycerol kinase GlpK — encoded protein: MTQYVGAIDQGTTGTRFMVFDHEGQVVTNAYEQHEQIYPNPGWVEHDPLEIWENTKQVVLDGLADAGLEASQLEALGITNQRETTIVWDKDSGKPVHNALVWQDRRTTDRVEEIQEAGKVEEIREKTGLECDAYFSATKTEWILDNAEPLKMSASRGRDLRDRARDGELLMGTIDAWLIYNLTGNHITDVTNASRTMLYNIREMEWDDELLEEFDVPKEMVPEVRPSSDEDYYGHTDPDGFLGEEVPVAGALGDQQAALFGQTCFDKGDAKNTYGTGAFYLMNTGEEAVASDNGLLTTIGFQMSGEPVQYALEGSIFIAGAAIEFLEDIDLINNAAQTAELARSVDSTDGVYMVPAFTGLGAPHWDGRARGAIVGMTRGTSKEHIVRATLESIAYQTRDLAEAMEADSGVEMTSLRVDGGAVKNNFLCQLQSDIIQTDIARPEVDETTALGSAYAAGLAVGYWDTVDELRDNWQIDREFSPEKGQDEVDKLYSRWDDAVDRSRDWAQEGDE
- the glpA gene encoding anaerobic glycerol-3-phosphate dehydrogenase subunit GlpA — its product is MDRQVDVVVVGGGSTGCGVVRDLARRGLDAVLVEKGNLTHGTTGRMHGLLHSGGRYAVSDRKSARECIEENRALRDIAAHCVEETGGLFVKRPEDSEEYFQEKLEGCRACDIPVEVIDGEEARRREPYLARDVEKAIALPDGAVDPFRLCVSNAADAREHGARVETHAPVTDVLVEGDEVVGVEIEHETGPGKRVHRDPGTTEEIRARHVVNATGAWAGNVGEMAGVDVEVRPSKGVMTVMNTRQVDTVINRCRPKGDADIVVPHETACILGTTDEEVDDPEDYPEEDWEVDLMIETLSELIPALEDARTLRSFWGVRPLYEPPGTGTEDPTDITRDYFLLDHGDRDDLPGMTTIVGGKLTTYRMMAESISDHVCETLGHEAECDTADAPLPGSENPARMEELMDEFGLRSPVARRSGQRLGSRADDVLDECDPNPIVCNCESVTRAEVQDAIDDAGSDLNAVRLRTRASMGNCQGGFCTHRIASELAQEYPEPVVRDAEDELYQERWKGQRHALWGEQLSQAMLNHMLHATTMNRDGDPANLDETVDFGAFDAGVDGDSPGTDESGSAGTAAADGGRATGDAGADGGRATDGGR
- a CDS encoding anaerobic glycerol-3-phosphate dehydrogenase subunit C gives rise to the protein MTRHTDDDGSSGESSGDDRGGRGESSGPGAPSPGVPEAGRDEQPSIFVPDEGEIPDDGAADGTATADGREAERAATDGGVESAAGGTESATGGTDSTEPDSDAYDPVDVFPGGDLDLREGADSCYKCTSCDTSCPVAEVDDEFPGPKFQGPEQWRLKRKDDHDIDESITSCSNCMRCDDACPSSVPLSQMHNEARGQFVERQMEKLSVEYVRNRVLANYRTSARLASIFPRTASFAMNFGPARWAMEKVMGIPKERDFPEFATETFREWWKARGGAKVENPDKRVAYFHGCYSNYNTPEVGKAMVRVYEHFGYEVMVPPQKCSGTPMFANGMLKDARRHAETNVENLVEAIGEGADVIASCTSCSLSLRQEYPELFDLHGIEDLAEHTFEALEYLRIHEDLEEELNAAGGPDDERELAYHAPCHARNQGLARQAVETFRDVDGVEMEDVGDSCSGISGTYGWKEEKYEKSMEIGAEMFEHMEEADGEVGMTECPTCAMQMEHGTGYEIEHPLQLLEDTLGA
- a CDS encoding Cdc6/Cdc18 family protein, with the translated sequence MNVDDRIERRLDYETAASALVDVEALSPAAHVESPVGRGPAIERLLDALEPALSGSVPPSVYVYGPKGSGKSAVVSALFEELATHSGPPRAIQTSTRAVEPTLPGFVYVDARRASTQFGLYHAAFDAISDESVPEHGIGTDELVGSLRDAIDARFDLVVAVDHTNEPETVDAATVVEWLTDVSGRIVPVCLGRDPLDAIEWDSDASVAFEPYRRHVLVELLTSRCSTGLGRDAFSHDQIRELAEWADGDAHDALAAITGAAINAERAGASTVRPTDLDAGIDAVPKPCAALGRVLALSQSRRRLLYELVSLPDEDRASVSAATATIASRPAVDLSVSTVRRVLYELADAGLLNRVTARRSSGKGRPPSRLVPQFPTLAFSGLFDRSQRSV
- a CDS encoding MIP/aquaporin family protein; its protein translation is MMNPYVAEVIGTAILIIFGGGVVANVVLNETKGNGGGWIVITWGWAIGVFMGVFTISQISGGHINPAVTIGLAAAGLFDWAQVPLYVASQTLGGFLGGVTVWLAYKDHFAATEDEGAKLAIFSTGPEIRNYASNLMTEIIGTFMLVFGVLYLNSAGFLEGTSGEVLQTITIDGQEVGFGLGALSALPVALVVLGIGLSLGGPTGYAINPARDLGPRIAHAVLPFPNKGPSDWAYSWVPIVGPIIGALLAAGLYLVL
- a CDS encoding metalloregulator ArsR/SmtB family transcription factor; amino-acid sequence: MSPTDRLRRYVAAECDSCTSKDVSERMTELEALRETADGSDLESDINLLSALGNETRYKIVRTLHAAGDELCVGEFSPLFDVSDSAISHALSELTAAGLVTRRKEGKWRMYRATPRANAILIALDGSRSS
- the glpB gene encoding glycerol-3-phosphate dehydrogenase subunit GlpB; protein product: MAINSDVLVVGGGLAAVTAAVSAAREGADVRLVSHKASTLRQASGLIDALGYVPATEPAKPLRDGPPTAGRELDRDEWPDPKGPLADPFEAIERLPESHPYRIAGSEALRDGLDLFDDLTGDAYRGGHTDRNALVPTFGGSVKPTARYPAAAEAGLASDDRPALIVGFRSLTEYDARAFAGRLEAAGVPFDVAGAEVEFAETFRADAKVTRLAKALDHDEEIDGVPAREALAKAVSPHLHDVVDESGGVDRVERVGFPAFLGDDEGEEVRDELADRLGTDVFEIPMGPPSLPGLRLEDHLFDALDAEGVRFETGNPVVGVESATDGRVETVAVDRKGRTAPYGADAFVLATGGLVGKGLDSDREGVREPVFDLYVDQPDDRYEWFVDDAFGDQPYARFGVRPDERMRPVDADGAVGYENVFAAGGVVGGADAAREKSASGVSLATGIVAGRQAATEATQ